A stretch of Imperialibacter roseus DNA encodes these proteins:
- a CDS encoding DUF4249 domain-containing protein — protein sequence MKNLMTVQHMPKAFYISFLLFLASCITPFDPDLTQENPKLSVEGTVTDLAGPYAIKLSYSTSYTSGDKKNENTIRDAKVFISDSEGNEEELTYSGNAGTYVTAADGIQGVAGRYYTLRVELSNGKAYESYPELMPHAPEIDTLYAEYRDVTGEFVQGEFDVYLDATDPAEEENYYLWKWKHYKRLDYCLTYIQNFPSPPTWYARYCCDECFEIEACAGCVNIGSDALVNGGRISRVPLMSFEYDSREPYYLQAEQYSLTESAYKFWKTASDLINNAGGVFDKPPVTVKGNLFNVADPDEQVLGYFGASSVKVKAVYFRRDNIPSFPYSSTPLYNIDTRGCQECEESIYRTGRKPSEWDNAPTY from the coding sequence ATGAAGAATCTGATGACTGTACAGCATATGCCTAAGGCTTTCTACATAAGTTTTCTCCTTTTTTTAGCATCCTGCATTACCCCATTTGATCCTGATTTGACTCAGGAAAACCCCAAACTGAGCGTGGAAGGAACGGTGACGGACCTGGCGGGGCCTTATGCGATCAAACTGAGTTACAGTACATCGTACACCAGCGGTGATAAGAAAAATGAGAATACAATCAGAGACGCAAAAGTCTTCATTAGCGACAGCGAGGGCAACGAGGAAGAGCTGACCTACAGCGGCAACGCAGGCACTTATGTGACCGCAGCCGATGGTATTCAAGGTGTGGCTGGCAGATACTACACGCTGAGGGTTGAACTTTCCAATGGTAAGGCCTATGAGTCATACCCGGAGCTGATGCCCCATGCGCCGGAAATCGATACATTGTATGCTGAGTACAGGGACGTGACCGGGGAATTTGTGCAGGGTGAGTTTGATGTTTACCTCGATGCCACCGATCCGGCAGAAGAGGAGAACTATTACCTGTGGAAGTGGAAGCACTACAAAAGACTTGACTACTGTCTGACATACATTCAGAACTTCCCTTCTCCGCCGACATGGTATGCCAGGTACTGCTGCGACGAATGTTTCGAAATTGAAGCTTGTGCCGGTTGTGTCAATATTGGGTCGGACGCACTGGTGAACGGCGGGAGGATCAGCAGAGTGCCCTTGATGTCGTTTGAGTACGACAGCCGGGAGCCTTACTATTTGCAGGCTGAGCAGTATTCACTGACGGAGTCGGCCTACAAGTTTTGGAAAACAGCCAGCGACCTGATCAACAATGCCGGTGGTGTTTTCGACAAGCCGCCTGTGACCGTAAAAGGAAACCTTTTCAATGTGGCCGACCCCGATGAGCAGGTGTTGGGGTATTTTGGTGCTTCCTCAGTAAAAGTAAAGGCAGTGTACTTTAGGAGAGACAATATTCCTTCGTTTCCTTATAGCTCAACACCTCTCTACAATATTGACACACGGGGCTGCCAGGAATGTGAAGAATCGATTTACAGAACCGGAAGAAAGCCATCAGAGTGGGATAATGCGCCGACGTATTGA
- a CDS encoding TonB-dependent receptor produces the protein MRNLLKVLLACVLLSVLTSFLSVAQNFPFSGTVKNSVSGAPLEGVNVYVTNLSTGVVTDSAGYFIMFLPQGVHAVEFSSVGFESKRRNVPVHRAMTINIDLDESSQLLQEVSVSGQAEDHNISSVELGVSKMSMKTIEKMPTFMGEVDVMKSLLMLPGVTTVGEGTTGINVRGGNIDQNLILLDDAPVFNSSHLMGLFSVFNPDVVRDISFYRGAIPAQYGGRASSVLDIKIRTPETDQIKAQGGVGIIANRLLLEGPVNKKVSFLLGGRASFPNYIFKLAPNKAIQDTRANFYDVTAKVLYQVDDDNKIQLSLYRSVDRFKLASDSLSALEVNATSSQYDWETTNATVRWDHAFSPDFIANVVGVYSDYNASISSLVPAVGFELPSAIKYRKAKADFSWLKGSHTIMFGGAGTQYILEPGHLQPTSSESNINEQLLQNEYGLELAGFASDELIVNTKLTVMAGLRYSYFQNMGDRDVYSYQPGVPYSHESMVDTTHYSKGERINSYGGAEPRLSLKYSLNPTASVKLGYNRMRQYLQIISNTTASMPIDRWQLSNPYSKPIIADQVSVGYFKNLRENVYELSAEAFYKTTQNLSDYKDGADLLLNPALETAILHGNGFAYGVELQAKKNMGRLTGWLSYTYSQARIRTKTDFIEEQISNGNYYPTNFNKPHILNLSAIFKQSARVSFSANFTYSSGRPTTYPLDKYYYHGAYVPYYENRNQFRIPDYHRLDLAMTIDDKPSRQAKWKGSWVFSIYNVYARKNAYSIFFKPNNQLYYVHADVYKLSIFGSIFPSITYNFTF, from the coding sequence ATGAGAAACCTCTTGAAGGTGCTTCTGGCTTGTGTCTTATTGTCGGTGTTGACGTCCTTTCTATCAGTTGCTCAAAATTTCCCCTTTAGTGGCACTGTTAAAAATAGCGTTTCAGGCGCTCCTTTAGAAGGTGTAAACGTCTACGTGACTAACCTTTCGACAGGTGTAGTAACTGACTCAGCCGGGTATTTCATCATGTTCTTACCACAGGGAGTGCATGCTGTTGAGTTTTCTTCTGTTGGTTTCGAGAGCAAAAGACGCAATGTGCCTGTTCATCGTGCCATGACCATCAATATTGACCTGGATGAGTCGTCTCAACTGCTGCAGGAAGTGAGTGTAAGTGGTCAGGCGGAAGACCATAATATATCGAGTGTGGAGCTTGGCGTTAGCAAGATGTCGATGAAGACGATTGAGAAAATGCCGACTTTTATGGGGGAAGTGGACGTGATGAAGAGCCTGCTCATGCTTCCGGGCGTGACAACGGTAGGGGAGGGAACAACAGGTATTAATGTAAGAGGAGGAAATATTGACCAAAACCTGATATTGCTCGACGATGCACCGGTTTTTAATAGTTCTCACCTGATGGGGCTGTTTTCGGTGTTTAATCCGGACGTTGTAAGAGATATCTCCTTTTACAGAGGGGCGATTCCGGCACAGTACGGAGGCAGGGCCTCTTCTGTACTGGACATAAAAATAAGAACGCCAGAAACCGATCAAATAAAAGCGCAGGGTGGGGTTGGGATCATAGCCAACCGTCTTTTGCTAGAAGGGCCTGTCAATAAGAAAGTAAGCTTCCTGCTGGGAGGCAGGGCTTCTTTTCCGAACTACATTTTCAAACTTGCTCCCAACAAAGCAATTCAGGACACCAGGGCTAACTTTTATGATGTAACGGCCAAGGTGCTTTATCAAGTTGATGATGACAATAAAATCCAGCTGTCATTGTATCGATCGGTGGACAGGTTTAAGCTGGCTTCTGACTCACTCTCTGCACTGGAGGTCAACGCTACATCCTCTCAATACGACTGGGAAACTACCAATGCTACCGTTAGGTGGGATCATGCTTTTTCTCCCGACTTCATAGCGAACGTAGTTGGTGTTTATAGCGACTACAATGCGTCGATTTCCAGCCTCGTTCCGGCTGTGGGCTTTGAGTTGCCGTCGGCCATAAAGTACCGAAAAGCAAAAGCCGACTTTAGCTGGTTGAAAGGCAGCCATACCATTATGTTTGGCGGTGCCGGCACCCAATACATTCTGGAACCGGGGCATCTGCAACCCACCAGCAGCGAATCGAACATCAACGAGCAGCTGCTGCAAAATGAGTATGGACTGGAACTGGCGGGGTTCGCAAGCGATGAACTCATCGTTAACACAAAGCTGACTGTAATGGCTGGTCTTCGGTATTCCTATTTCCAAAACATGGGTGACCGGGATGTGTATTCTTATCAGCCTGGCGTACCTTACTCGCATGAGTCAATGGTGGATACCACACACTATTCAAAGGGAGAAAGGATCAATAGCTATGGTGGCGCAGAGCCCAGGCTGTCATTAAAATACAGCCTTAACCCGACAGCGTCTGTCAAGCTGGGTTACAACAGGATGCGGCAATATTTGCAGATTATTTCCAATACCACTGCCTCAATGCCCATCGACAGGTGGCAACTGAGCAATCCCTACTCCAAGCCCATCATCGCCGATCAGGTGTCAGTGGGCTATTTCAAGAACCTCAGAGAGAATGTGTATGAGCTATCGGCAGAGGCTTTTTACAAAACCACCCAAAACCTAAGCGACTATAAAGATGGTGCTGACCTGCTGCTGAACCCGGCCTTGGAAACTGCCATTCTTCATGGAAATGGCTTTGCTTATGGTGTAGAGCTTCAGGCGAAGAAGAACATGGGAAGGCTGACCGGCTGGCTAAGTTACACCTACTCGCAGGCAAGAATCAGGACGAAGACTGATTTTATTGAGGAGCAAATTAGTAACGGTAACTACTACCCGACGAATTTCAACAAGCCTCATATACTGAACCTATCAGCCATATTTAAGCAAAGTGCCAGGGTGAGCTTTTCAGCGAATTTCACCTATAGTTCCGGCCGACCGACGACCTATCCGTTGGACAAGTACTACTACCATGGAGCGTATGTGCCTTATTATGAGAACCGCAACCAGTTTCGCATTCCCGATTATCATAGGCTGGATTTGGCTATGACAATAGACGATAAACCAAGCAGGCAAGCAAAGTGGAAGGGGAGCTGGGTATTTTCTATCTATAATGTCTATGCCCGAAAAAATGCCTATTCGATTTTTTTCAAGCCTAATAATCAGCTTTACTATGTCCATGCTGACGTCTATAAGCTCTCTATTTTTGGCTCCATTTTTCCGTCAATCACCTACAACTTTACTTTTTGA
- a CDS encoding TonB-dependent receptor, translating to MRNFLRALPALFILLFCAFFSLSAQNFQFKGYVKNSVTGEPIEGANVYVTNLSTGVITDSTGYFSMFLPQGTHAVEFTYVGFESKKRNIALNRTVTINMNLEESSQLLQEVSVSGQAEDHNISSSEIGVSKMSMKTIEKMPSFMGEVDVMKSLLMLPGVSTVGEGTTGLNVRGGNIDQNLILLDDAPVFNSSHLMGLFSVFNPDMVRDVTFYRGAIPAQYGSRVSSVLDIKIRNPETERLKLAGGVGLISNRLMLEGPIGKSEKLSFLIGGRASFSDYLLKISPNKSIQDTRANFYDVTGKLLYKLNNNNKLQVSFYRAHDGFKLASDSLSAVEINASSSQFAWETANATVRWDHAFTDNFIANIVGVYSDYNAIISSPEPTNGFDLTSAVKYRKLKSDFSWFSSGGHSVMFGAAATKYIIDPGHLDPNSDQSNINELLLQQENGLELAAFASDEIIFNDKITLMLGLRYSYFHSVGERNVYSYDPTQPYSLKTITDTTFFSKGEKIASYHGAEPRFSFKYSLNPSSSVKIGYNKMRQYLQLVSNTTAALPIDRWQLSNSYSKPIIADQLSVGYFKNLNSNEYEVSAEVFYKTTQNVSDYKDGAELLLNQALETAILHGSGYAYGLEFQTKKNLGRLTGWLSYTYSQARQLVKGDFDEEEISGGEYYPTNFNKPHILNMSATWKESARVNFSANFTYSTGRPVTYPDDKYYVYGLFIPNYVSRNQYKIPDYHRLDLAMTVGPDPAKQTKWQGSWTFSIYNVYARKNAYSVFFKPNNQAAVNQANAYKLSIFGTIFPSITYNFSF from the coding sequence ATGAGAAACTTTCTAAGAGCTCTCCCGGCTCTTTTTATTCTGCTCTTTTGTGCTTTTTTTTCGCTCTCTGCACAGAATTTTCAGTTCAAAGGTTACGTCAAAAATAGTGTTACAGGGGAACCCATAGAGGGGGCTAACGTGTATGTTACGAACCTGTCTACAGGCGTTATCACTGACTCAACCGGATATTTTTCTATGTTTTTGCCGCAGGGCACGCACGCTGTGGAGTTCACTTATGTGGGGTTTGAGTCGAAGAAAAGGAATATTGCCCTAAACAGGACGGTTACTATCAACATGAACCTCGAGGAGTCGTCGCAGCTGCTGCAAGAGGTGAGTGTGAGCGGGCAGGCTGAGGATCATAACATTTCCAGCTCGGAAATAGGGGTGAGTAAGATGTCGATGAAGACCATCGAAAAGATGCCTTCTTTCATGGGAGAAGTGGATGTAATGAAGAGCCTGCTGATGCTGCCCGGAGTGAGTACGGTGGGTGAGGGCACCACTGGGCTGAATGTGCGAGGGGGCAATATTGACCAAAACCTGATTTTGCTGGACGATGCCCCTGTTTTCAATAGCTCCCACCTGATGGGCCTATTTTCAGTGTTTAATCCCGACATGGTGCGAGACGTTACTTTTTACCGTGGGGCTATCCCTGCGCAGTATGGAAGCCGGGTGTCGTCGGTACTTGACATCAAAATAAGAAACCCTGAAACTGAAAGGCTGAAACTGGCGGGCGGGGTTGGGCTTATTTCTAACCGGCTGATGCTGGAAGGCCCGATTGGAAAAAGTGAAAAGCTTAGCTTCCTGATAGGTGGAAGGGCTTCTTTTTCTGATTATCTGCTCAAAATCTCCCCTAATAAGTCCATTCAGGACACCAGAGCCAATTTTTATGATGTTACGGGCAAGCTGTTGTACAAGCTGAACAACAACAACAAATTGCAGGTGTCTTTCTACAGGGCGCATGATGGGTTCAAGCTGGCATCCGATTCTCTGTCGGCCGTGGAAATTAACGCTTCTTCTTCTCAGTTTGCCTGGGAAACAGCCAACGCCACCGTCCGTTGGGATCATGCCTTTACGGACAACTTTATTGCCAATATCGTTGGTGTGTACAGCGACTACAATGCGATCATATCGAGCCCCGAACCTACCAACGGCTTTGACCTGACCTCGGCTGTAAAGTACCGCAAGCTCAAATCTGACTTTAGTTGGTTTAGCTCCGGAGGGCATTCGGTGATGTTTGGTGCGGCTGCCACCAAGTACATCATCGACCCTGGTCACCTGGATCCTAACAGCGACCAGTCGAATATCAATGAGCTTTTGTTGCAGCAGGAAAACGGTCTCGAGCTGGCTGCATTTGCCAGCGATGAAATCATTTTCAACGACAAAATCACTTTGATGCTTGGGCTCAGGTATTCCTACTTTCATAGCGTAGGAGAGAGAAATGTATACTCTTATGACCCCACTCAACCATATTCGCTAAAGACCATTACCGACACAACGTTTTTTAGCAAAGGCGAAAAGATCGCAAGCTATCATGGAGCCGAGCCCCGGTTTTCTTTTAAATACAGCCTGAACCCAAGCAGTTCCGTTAAGATTGGATACAACAAAATGCGCCAATACCTGCAGTTGGTTTCCAATACCACAGCCGCTTTGCCGATAGACAGGTGGCAGCTGAGCAACTCTTATTCAAAGCCTATCATAGCTGATCAGTTATCTGTTGGTTATTTCAAGAACCTCAACAGTAATGAGTATGAAGTCTCGGCGGAGGTGTTTTACAAAACCACACAAAATGTAAGCGACTATAAGGACGGCGCTGAGTTATTGCTGAACCAGGCGCTCGAAACGGCTATACTTCACGGCAGCGGCTATGCTTATGGGCTGGAGTTTCAAACCAAAAAGAATTTGGGAAGGCTTACAGGTTGGCTAAGTTATACCTATTCGCAGGCACGTCAGCTGGTAAAGGGCGACTTCGACGAAGAGGAGATAAGCGGGGGAGAGTACTATCCCACAAACTTCAACAAGCCTCATATTCTAAATATGTCTGCTACGTGGAAGGAAAGCGCCAGGGTAAATTTCTCTGCGAACTTCACTTACAGCACGGGCAGGCCAGTCACATACCCTGACGACAAGTACTATGTATACGGACTTTTCATTCCGAACTATGTGAGCAGGAATCAGTACAAAATACCGGACTATCACAGACTGGATCTTGCAATGACTGTTGGGCCCGATCCGGCCAAGCAGACCAAATGGCAGGGCAGCTGGACATTCTCCATTTACAATGTTTACGCACGCAAGAATGCCTATTCAGTATTTTTCAAGCCTAACAATCAGGCTGCCGTGAATCAGGCCAATGCCTACAAGTTGTCTATTTTCGGCACCATTTTCCCTTCCATCACCTATAATTTCTCCTTTTGA
- a CDS encoding toxin-antitoxin system YwqK family antitoxin, whose amino-acid sequence MSFPDTVATYKGEVQNGKKEGLWLFYRGNNQLLAEGFYKNDKKDSLWFFYNTDGRRNQMESYKGGILNGIYASIYSNGEIKERGRYKDSLRTGDWEGFYRFGLKLYEGKYNEGKREGLWKEYYETGNLKSAVFYENDKLDGEAEFYDEYGQLQSKVNYKENTLHGPVTEFYPDGSVALEGVFKIGKKDSVWVEYDPFKLILAKEKYKNGSLDGKQSYYYPSGKLEKTEEYELGIATGNWQQYYENGQLKLNVNYKNGLKDGIYQEFFARGKKSVEGKYAYDLKTGTWTSFFENGNLYSIGDYLRDQKTGLWKYFYEAGPIETEGKYKNDMRDGQWVSYYITGEISAIGSYRLDLEDGIWGRFYQNEQLIQDENWDNGRLLAVSEYFTPKGEVLPGGTLKDGYGSRITYYEDGTLKLESYYKNGFTSDIWKYYHPNGKLASEGQLLNSQKQGTWKYYHDNGTVESEGKYLNDERIGLWKFYNRKNRITNQINYSKE is encoded by the coding sequence ATGTCTTTTCCTGACACCGTTGCCACTTACAAAGGCGAGGTACAGAATGGTAAAAAGGAAGGCCTGTGGCTTTTTTACAGAGGCAATAACCAGCTGCTGGCAGAAGGTTTTTACAAAAATGATAAGAAAGACAGCCTTTGGTTTTTCTACAACACAGATGGCCGCCGCAACCAAATGGAGAGCTACAAGGGAGGTATTCTTAACGGCATCTATGCCAGTATTTATTCAAATGGGGAAATCAAGGAACGAGGCCGGTACAAAGATAGTCTGCGAACTGGCGACTGGGAAGGGTTCTATCGCTTTGGGCTTAAGCTTTACGAAGGCAAATACAACGAGGGCAAACGAGAAGGTCTTTGGAAAGAGTATTATGAAACAGGTAACCTGAAGTCCGCAGTGTTTTATGAGAATGATAAACTGGACGGTGAGGCCGAATTTTACGACGAATACGGACAATTGCAGTCCAAAGTAAATTACAAAGAAAATACGCTTCACGGCCCGGTTACGGAGTTTTATCCCGACGGAAGTGTGGCGCTTGAGGGAGTCTTCAAAATAGGAAAGAAAGACAGTGTTTGGGTAGAATACGACCCTTTCAAATTGATTTTAGCCAAAGAGAAATATAAAAATGGTTCGCTGGATGGAAAACAGTCGTACTACTACCCGAGTGGCAAACTGGAAAAGACGGAAGAATATGAGTTAGGCATAGCAACCGGCAACTGGCAGCAATACTACGAGAATGGTCAGCTCAAGTTGAATGTCAACTATAAGAATGGCCTAAAGGACGGCATCTATCAGGAGTTTTTTGCCCGGGGCAAAAAGAGCGTTGAAGGCAAATATGCCTACGACCTGAAGACCGGTACATGGACAAGCTTCTTTGAGAATGGCAACCTCTATTCCATTGGCGACTACCTGCGTGATCAGAAGACTGGCTTGTGGAAATACTTTTACGAAGCTGGCCCAATCGAAACCGAAGGCAAGTACAAAAATGACATGAGAGACGGCCAGTGGGTCAGTTACTATATTACAGGAGAAATATCTGCTATCGGTAGCTACAGGCTGGATTTGGAGGACGGCATTTGGGGCAGGTTTTACCAAAATGAGCAACTCATACAGGACGAAAACTGGGACAATGGCCGACTACTGGCAGTCAGCGAATACTTTACACCAAAAGGGGAGGTATTGCCTGGTGGCACCCTAAAAGACGGCTACGGCTCAAGGATAACTTACTATGAAGATGGTACCCTAAAGCTGGAAAGCTATTACAAAAACGGCTTTACCTCTGACATATGGAAGTACTACCACCCCAACGGCAAGCTGGCCTCTGAGGGGCAACTACTGAACTCCCAAAAACAAGGCACATGGAAATACTACCATGACAATGGCACTGTGGAATCGGAAGGAAAGTATTTGAATGATGAACGCATCGGTCTTTGGAAGTTTTACAACAGAAAAAACAGGATAACGAATCAGATCAATTATTCGAAAGAATAA
- a CDS encoding DUF4249 domain-containing protein codes for MLERFSPGKVNAKWKLLSLLLLVGCITPFDPELTDENPKLTVEGLITDQPGPYRVKLSYSTTYTSGNAKSDFTIYDAKVIIKDDAGNEEQLTYTAGGAYETKADGIRGEVGRSYSVRIELANGKNYESKPDYLAAVPEIDTMYAEYRDISGEFLQGEFDVFVETKDPENEENYYLWRWNNYERLDYCRIWRIGAPDAGYITFGTYCCSRCFGITNCPGCVNVGSDKLLDGNTIARVPLLTFPYDDRLPYFVEAEQYALSRAAYEYWQKVAQLTTNSGGVFDRPPITIKGNLFNVNDPEERVHGFFGASGLKMKSVYFSRSGISDNPYRKLSSEIILDMRFGCLECQEVAGVRTGVTPAHWEDAPTYYPVVSSN; via the coding sequence ATGTTGGAACGATTTAGCCCAGGCAAAGTAAATGCAAAATGGAAGCTGCTCAGCTTGTTGTTGCTGGTCGGCTGCATAACTCCCTTTGACCCCGAACTGACCGATGAAAACCCCAAACTGACGGTCGAAGGTCTCATTACTGACCAGCCAGGACCTTACAGGGTAAAGCTAAGCTACAGTACCACTTACACTTCGGGCAACGCTAAAAGTGATTTTACAATCTACGATGCAAAGGTCATTATCAAAGATGATGCGGGCAATGAAGAACAACTCACTTATACAGCGGGCGGCGCTTATGAGACCAAAGCTGATGGAATCAGAGGCGAAGTGGGGCGAAGCTATTCGGTGAGGATAGAGTTGGCTAACGGAAAAAATTACGAATCGAAGCCCGACTACCTGGCGGCAGTGCCGGAGATAGACACCATGTACGCTGAGTACCGGGATATCTCAGGCGAGTTTTTGCAAGGTGAGTTTGATGTTTTCGTGGAGACCAAAGACCCAGAAAATGAGGAGAACTACTATCTGTGGCGCTGGAATAATTATGAGAGGCTGGATTATTGCAGAATTTGGAGAATAGGAGCCCCGGATGCGGGCTATATCACGTTCGGCACCTATTGCTGTAGCCGGTGCTTTGGTATCACCAATTGCCCAGGATGCGTTAATGTCGGGTCAGACAAACTGTTGGATGGAAATACAATAGCCAGAGTGCCTTTGCTTACTTTTCCTTATGACGATCGCCTGCCTTATTTTGTTGAAGCCGAGCAGTATGCCCTTAGCAGGGCTGCGTATGAATACTGGCAAAAAGTGGCGCAACTAACTACCAACTCGGGTGGGGTATTTGATAGGCCTCCGATCACCATTAAGGGCAACCTGTTTAATGTGAACGATCCCGAAGAAAGAGTGCATGGCTTTTTTGGTGCGTCAGGGCTAAAAATGAAGTCCGTTTATTTTAGCAGAAGCGGTATTTCAGACAATCCGTACAGAAAGCTGTCATCGGAAATTATTCTGGACATGAGATTCGGCTGTCTGGAATGCCAAGAAGTAGCGGGTGTCAGAACGGGAGTCACACCCGCCCACTGGGAAGATGCACCAACTTACTATCCAGTTGTTTCCAGCAATTGA
- a CDS encoding DUF6340 family protein: MRLTKHTLELFVVLLAIGLAASSCTKSVYINTLRPAEITFPSHVNTILLVDRTEFERKGLGIVEGVLTGEMPGEDRAGVQEAMNAFQQQLMASPRFQLKRASETLKGNSMTGAFPDPISWSVIERLCRNYDADAVIAVEIFDTDFIVTNGKRDVEKEVEKDGKKVKEKVVEYFAEGVGNAKIGFRLYDPLEKTIADQQLFNPSNNWSATGANVKDAMSQLIQKTEATRQVSRTAGSTYAYKIAPMPVQLSRFYYAKSKKTPEVRQGARQAQVGQWQGAIDTWRGRLSQSIKRKEGGKLAYNIAVAYEVLGDFDSAKEWASRSYVKYENKKGRGYNSTLNQRIYNDQLLQQQGVRD, from the coding sequence ATGAGACTAACCAAACACACCCTTGAGCTTTTTGTGGTTCTGCTGGCTATTGGCCTGGCTGCCAGTTCCTGCACCAAATCGGTATATATCAATACGCTGAGGCCTGCGGAGATTACCTTTCCTTCGCACGTGAACACGATTTTATTGGTCGACAGGACGGAGTTTGAAAGGAAAGGTCTCGGTATTGTGGAAGGAGTGCTTACCGGAGAGATGCCAGGTGAAGACAGAGCTGGTGTGCAGGAAGCGATGAATGCCTTTCAGCAACAGCTGATGGCCAGCCCCAGGTTCCAGTTGAAGCGAGCCAGCGAAACGTTGAAAGGCAACAGCATGACGGGCGCTTTTCCTGATCCGATTTCCTGGTCAGTGATCGAGCGTCTTTGTCGGAACTATGATGCTGATGCTGTGATCGCCGTCGAAATTTTTGATACCGACTTCATCGTCACCAACGGGAAGCGTGATGTCGAAAAAGAAGTAGAGAAAGATGGTAAAAAGGTAAAGGAGAAGGTGGTTGAGTATTTTGCCGAAGGCGTGGGTAATGCAAAAATAGGTTTTCGACTTTACGACCCTCTTGAAAAAACGATTGCAGACCAGCAGCTCTTTAACCCTTCTAATAATTGGAGTGCTACTGGTGCCAATGTGAAAGATGCCATGTCGCAGTTGATTCAAAAAACAGAGGCGACCAGGCAGGTTAGTCGTACGGCCGGCTCTACCTATGCCTACAAAATTGCCCCCATGCCAGTGCAATTAAGCCGGTTTTATTATGCTAAGTCCAAAAAGACGCCAGAAGTGAGGCAGGGTGCCCGACAAGCTCAGGTAGGGCAGTGGCAGGGTGCCATCGACACCTGGCGGGGCAGACTTAGCCAAAGCATTAAGCGGAAAGAAGGGGGCAAGCTGGCCTACAATATTGCCGTGGCCTACGAAGTGCTGGGAGATTTTGATAGCGCCAAAGAATGGGCGTCAAGATCTTACGTTAAATACGAGAACAAGAAAGGGCGTGGATACAATAGCACCCTGAACCAGAGGATATACAATGATCAGCTGCTGCAACAGCAGGGAGTCAGGGACTGA
- a CDS encoding Lacal_2735 family protein, with translation MAFGFFRKKSEKEKLIEKHRKLLEESFKLSSVNRRKSDEKVAEAEALMRKIETLPEK, from the coding sequence ATGGCATTCGGATTCTTTAGAAAGAAAAGTGAAAAAGAAAAACTCATTGAAAAGCACAGAAAGCTGCTTGAAGAGTCGTTTAAACTCAGCAGTGTGAACCGTCGAAAATCGGACGAAAAAGTCGCCGAAGCCGAAGCGCTGATGCGTAAAATTGAAACCTTGCCCGAAAAGTAG
- a CDS encoding DUF4249 domain-containing protein produces the protein MGSRSLTLYRNRLTGVLTVCLVVLTTCITPFDPELTDEEPKLTVEGLITDQPGPYRVKLSYSTTYTSGNAKSDFTIYDAKVIIKDDVGNEEQLTYTKGGTYETKADGIRGEVGRSYSVQIELSDGKVYESVPEMLPAVPPIDTIYAEYRDISGEFLQGEFDVFVETKDPKDEENYYLWRWNNFERLDYCRIYTTGSGAFKLVTYAVPCCGICFDIVNCPGCVNVAADKLMNGNRISRVQLLTFPYDDRKPYFVEAEQYSVSKAAYEYWQMVDHLTTNSGGVFDKPPITIKGNLSNATDPDERVLGYFGASGLKTKSVYFSRRGIPANPYKKLWYDDFVEDKRFGCLECEEVAGVRTGITPAHWDDAPTYYPVVY, from the coding sequence ATGGGATCAAGAAGCCTGACTTTGTATAGAAATAGATTGACAGGTGTGTTGACTGTGTGTCTTGTTGTGCTCACCACTTGCATTACCCCATTTGATCCTGAATTGACCGACGAAGAGCCAAAATTAACAGTAGAGGGTCTGATTACTGACCAGCCAGGCCCTTACAGGGTGAAGCTAAGCTACAGCACCACTTATACTTCAGGCAACGCTAAAAGTGACTTTACGATTTATGATGCTAAAGTAATCATCAAAGACGATGTGGGGAATGAGGAACAACTTACCTATACGAAGGGAGGCACGTATGAAACGAAAGCTGATGGAATACGAGGAGAAGTTGGGCGGAGCTATTCGGTACAAATAGAGCTATCCGATGGAAAGGTTTATGAGTCTGTGCCGGAGATGCTGCCAGCTGTTCCACCCATCGACACCATATACGCTGAGTACCGGGATATTTCCGGCGAATTTTTGCAAGGGGAGTTTGACGTTTTCGTCGAGACCAAAGATCCGAAAGATGAAGAGAACTACTATCTGTGGAGGTGGAATAACTTTGAGCGACTGGATTATTGTAGGATCTATACAACGGGAAGTGGCGCATTCAAGCTTGTAACTTATGCGGTGCCTTGTTGCGGTATTTGCTTTGACATTGTCAACTGTCCGGGTTGTGTAAATGTGGCTGCTGATAAGCTTATGAATGGGAATAGGATATCAAGAGTACAGTTGCTGACTTTCCCATATGACGATCGAAAGCCTTATTTCGTTGAGGCAGAGCAGTATTCGGTGAGTAAAGCAGCGTACGAGTACTGGCAAATGGTAGACCACTTGACTACGAATTCAGGGGGAGTTTTTGACAAACCCCCTATCACAATAAAAGGAAATTTGTCAAATGCTACCGACCCGGATGAGAGAGTTCTTGGCTATTTCGGAGCATCGGGACTAAAGACAAAATCAGTTTATTTTAGTAGAAGGGGTATTCCGGCAAATCCTTACAAAAAGCTTTGGTATGACGACTTCGTTGAGGACAAAAGATTCGGATGCCTGGAATGTGAGGAGGTGGCAGGAGTAAGAACTGGAATCACCCCAGCTCATTGGGACGATGCGCCTACTTATTATCCAGTTGTTTATTGA